In one Bordetella pertussis 18323 genomic region, the following are encoded:
- a CDS encoding amino acid ABC transporter ATP-binding protein, whose translation MELLSMIEIERLGKCYGDLPVLKDCSLAVARGEVVVVCGPSGSGKSTLIKCVNRLEPFESGRIVVDGTDVGAPGTDLPALRARVGMVFQHFELFPHLSVLENVCLGQMSVLGRSRAQARAKADALLERVGVAAHRDKHPGQLSGGQQQRVAIARALAMDPVVMLFDEPTSALDPEMIGEVLDVMTGLARDGMTMMVVTHEMGFARRVADRIVFMEAGEIIDDVASAEFFGSAASPRSREFLSRIISH comes from the coding sequence ATGGAGTTGTTGTCCATGATAGAAATCGAACGGCTCGGCAAGTGCTACGGCGATCTGCCGGTGCTCAAGGATTGCTCGCTCGCCGTGGCGCGCGGCGAGGTGGTGGTGGTGTGCGGCCCGTCCGGCTCGGGCAAGTCGACGCTGATCAAGTGCGTCAATCGGCTCGAACCGTTCGAGTCCGGCCGCATCGTGGTCGATGGCACCGATGTGGGCGCGCCGGGCACCGACCTGCCGGCGCTGCGCGCGCGCGTGGGCATGGTGTTCCAGCATTTCGAGCTGTTTCCGCACCTGAGCGTATTGGAGAACGTCTGCCTGGGCCAGATGAGCGTGCTGGGACGCAGCCGCGCCCAGGCGCGGGCCAAGGCGGATGCGCTGCTCGAGCGCGTGGGGGTGGCCGCGCACCGCGACAAGCATCCCGGGCAATTGTCCGGCGGCCAGCAGCAGCGCGTGGCGATCGCGCGCGCCCTGGCGATGGACCCGGTGGTCATGCTGTTCGACGAGCCGACCTCCGCGCTCGACCCGGAAATGATCGGTGAAGTGCTCGACGTCATGACTGGCCTGGCGCGCGACGGCATGACCATGATGGTGGTCACCCACGAAATGGGATTCGCGCGCCGGGTGGCCGACCGCATCGTCTTCATGGAAGCCGGCGAGATCATCGACGACGTCGCGTCGGCCGAGTTCTTCGGCAGCGCCGCGTCGCCGCGTTCGCGCGAATTCCTCTCGCGCATCATCAGCCATTAA
- a CDS encoding amino acid ABC transporter permease, whose amino-acid sequence MSSFDYQAIIDALPYLFLTGLRFSLLLTLSSAAGGVVLGALLAIARLYGRRWVAWPAAIYVNLFRSLPLVLVIFLIYFILPYLLQWITQAERPIVLGATGSAFVTFILFEAAYFSEIIRAGIGSVGPGQYAAGSALGLTHGQVLRKVILPQAVRNMLPVLLTQVIVIFQETALVYVLSLPDFLGAATKIAQRDNRLVEMYVLVAVVFFVLSFTASRGVRALRARLGA is encoded by the coding sequence ATGAGCAGCTTCGACTATCAGGCCATCATCGACGCGTTGCCGTACCTGTTTCTCACCGGCTTGCGCTTCAGCCTGCTGCTGACCCTGTCTTCGGCGGCCGGCGGGGTGGTGCTGGGCGCGCTGCTGGCCATCGCGCGCCTGTACGGCCGGCGCTGGGTGGCGTGGCCGGCCGCCATCTACGTGAACCTGTTCCGTTCGCTGCCGCTGGTGCTGGTGATTTTCCTGATCTATTTCATCCTGCCCTATCTGCTGCAGTGGATCACCCAGGCCGAGCGGCCCATCGTGCTGGGCGCCACCGGTTCGGCCTTCGTGACCTTCATCCTGTTCGAGGCCGCGTACTTCTCGGAGATCATCCGCGCCGGCATCGGCAGCGTGGGGCCGGGCCAGTATGCCGCCGGCAGCGCCCTGGGCCTGACGCACGGCCAGGTGCTGCGCAAGGTGATCCTGCCGCAGGCCGTGCGCAACATGCTGCCGGTGCTGCTGACCCAGGTGATCGTCATTTTCCAGGAAACGGCGCTGGTGTACGTGCTGTCGCTGCCCGACTTCCTGGGCGCGGCCACCAAGATCGCGCAGCGCGACAACCGCCTGGTCGAGATGTACGTGCTGGTGGCGGTGGTGTTCTTCGTGCTTTCCTTTACCGCCTCGCGCGGGGTGCGCGCCCTGCGCGCGCGCCTGGGCGCCTGA
- a CDS encoding amino acid ABC transporter substrate-binding protein, producing the protein MKRLLNALTAALAIGAAAAGQAHAADLDGTLKKISDTGVITIGHRETSIPFSYYDANQKPVGYSIDICTRIVDAVKTRIKRDDIQVKYLPVTSATRIPLMGNGTIDLECASTSNTLDCQKQVAFSVTTFVTGNRFISLKSANLKTIDDLKGKTVASTSGTANIRQANEINEARSLGMKVVPVKEHAEGFLMVETGRAAAFIMDDILLYGLAANAKEPDRYQVSGDSLSIEPYAIMLRRDDPQFKALVDDTIKSLYASGDFEALYKRWYQSPLPPKGINLNVTMSEVLKRVVATPTDSGDPVAYK; encoded by the coding sequence ATGAAACGCCTTCTCAATGCGCTGACGGCAGCGCTGGCCATCGGCGCGGCGGCCGCCGGCCAGGCCCATGCGGCCGACCTCGACGGAACCCTGAAGAAAATCTCCGATACCGGCGTCATCACCATCGGGCACCGCGAGACTTCGATCCCGTTCTCGTACTATGACGCCAACCAGAAGCCGGTGGGCTATTCGATCGACATCTGCACGCGCATCGTCGACGCGGTGAAGACGCGCATCAAGCGCGACGATATCCAGGTCAAGTACCTGCCGGTGACCTCGGCCACGCGCATTCCGCTGATGGGCAACGGCACCATCGACCTGGAGTGCGCCTCGACGTCCAATACGCTGGACTGCCAGAAGCAGGTGGCTTTCTCGGTGACGACCTTCGTGACCGGCAACCGCTTCATCAGCCTGAAATCCGCCAACCTGAAGACCATCGACGACCTCAAGGGCAAGACGGTGGCCTCGACCTCGGGCACGGCCAACATCCGCCAGGCCAATGAGATCAACGAGGCGCGCAGCCTGGGCATGAAGGTGGTGCCGGTCAAGGAGCACGCCGAAGGCTTCCTGATGGTCGAGACCGGCCGCGCCGCCGCATTCATCATGGACGACATCCTGCTCTACGGCCTGGCCGCCAACGCCAAGGAGCCGGACCGCTATCAGGTGTCCGGCGACTCGCTGTCGATCGAGCCCTACGCCATCATGCTGCGCCGCGACGATCCCCAGTTCAAGGCCCTGGTCGACGACACCATCAAGTCGTTGTATGCCAGCGGCGATTTCGAGGCCTTGTACAAGCGCTGGTACCAGAGTCCGTTGCCGCCCAAGGGCATCAACCTGAACGTGACCATGAGCGAGGTGCTCAAGCGCGTGGTCGCCACGCCGACCGACTCGGGCGATCCGGTCGCCTACAAGTAA
- a CDS encoding IS481-like element IS481 family transposase has translation MNTHKHARLTFLRRLEMVQQLIAHQVCVPEAARAYGVTAPTVRKWLGRFLAQGQAGLADASSRPTVSPRAIAPAKALAIVELRRKRLTQARIAQALGVSASTVSRVLARAGLSHLADLEPAEPVVRYEHQAPGDLLHIDIKKLGRIQRPGHRVTGNRRDTVEGAGWDFVFVAIDDHARVAFTDIHPDERFPSAVQFLKDAVAYYQRLGVTIQRLLTDNGSAFRSRAFAALCHELGIKHRFTRPYRPQTNGKAERFIQSALREWAYAHTYQNSQHRADAMKSWLHHYNWHRPHQGIGRAVPISRLNLDEYNLLTVHS, from the coding sequence ATGAACACCCATAAGCATGCCCGATTGACCTTCCTACGTCGACTCGAAATGGTCCAGCAATTGATCGCCCATCAAGTTTGTGTGCCTGAAGCGGCCCGCGCCTATGGGGTCACCGCGCCGACTGTGCGCAAATGGCTGGGCCGCTTCCTGGCTCAGGGCCAGGCGGGCTTGGCCGATGCGTCCTCGCGCCCGACGGTCTCGCCCCGAGCGATTGCGCCGGCCAAGGCGCTGGCTATCGTGGAGCTGCGCCGCAAGCGGCTGACCCAAGCGCGCATCGCCCAGGCGCTGGGCGTGTCAGCCAGCACCGTCAGCCGCGTCCTGGCCCGCGCCGGTCTGTCGCACCTGGCCGACCTGGAGCCGGCCGAGCCGGTGGTGCGCTACGAGCATCAGGCCCCCGGCGATCTGCTGCACATCGACATCAAGAAGCTGGGACGTATCCAGCGCCCTGGCCACCGGGTCACGGGCAACCGACGCGATACCGTTGAGGGGGCCGGCTGGGACTTCGTCTTCGTGGCCATCGATGACCACGCCCGCGTGGCCTTCACCGACATCCACCCCGACGAGCGCTTCCCCAGCGCCGTCCAGTTCCTCAAGGACGCAGTGGCCTACTACCAGCGCCTGGGCGTGACCATCCAGCGCTTGCTCACCGACAATGGCTCGGCCTTTCGCAGCCGCGCCTTCGCCGCGCTGTGCCATGAGCTGGGCATCAAGCACCGCTTTACCCGACCTTACCGCCCACAGACCAATGGCAAGGCCGAACGCTTCATCCAGTCGGCCTTGCGTGAGTGGGCTTACGCTCACACCTACCAGAACTCCCAACACCGAGCCGATGCCATGAAATCCTGGCTACACCACTACAACTGGCATCGACCCCACCAAGGCATCGGGCGCGCTGTACCCATCTCCAGACTCAACCTGGACGAATACAACCTATTGACAGTTCACAGCTAG
- the mtgA gene encoding monofunctional biosynthetic peptidoglycan transglycosylase, protein MPKPTARRLNWFRVITAVIMAVLCIAILYQLWMFSLVVWYAYRDPGSSAIMRQELARLRERDPEAELKYQWVPYDRISNTLKQAVVASEDANFTEHDGVEWDAIRKAWEYNQRQAERGRTKMRGGSTITQQLAKNLFLSGSRSYLRKGQELVLAYMIEHVMPKERILELYLNVAEWGVGVFGAEAAARHYYNTSAARLGAGQAARLAAMLPNPRYYDRHRNTGYLNSRTATLTRRMRMVEIP, encoded by the coding sequence ATGCCCAAGCCCACCGCGCGCCGCCTGAACTGGTTCCGGGTCATCACCGCCGTCATCATGGCGGTGCTGTGCATCGCCATCCTGTACCAATTGTGGATGTTCTCCCTGGTGGTCTGGTACGCCTACCGCGACCCGGGCAGCAGCGCCATCATGCGGCAGGAGCTGGCGCGCCTGCGCGAACGCGACCCCGAGGCCGAGCTGAAGTACCAGTGGGTGCCCTACGACCGCATCAGCAATACGCTCAAGCAGGCGGTCGTGGCGTCCGAGGACGCCAACTTCACCGAGCACGACGGCGTCGAGTGGGATGCCATCCGCAAGGCCTGGGAATACAACCAGCGGCAGGCCGAACGCGGCCGCACCAAGATGCGCGGCGGCTCGACCATCACCCAGCAACTGGCCAAGAACCTGTTCCTGTCCGGGTCGCGCAGCTACCTGCGCAAGGGCCAGGAACTGGTGCTTGCCTACATGATCGAGCATGTCATGCCCAAGGAGCGCATCCTGGAGCTGTACCTGAATGTCGCGGAATGGGGCGTGGGGGTGTTCGGCGCCGAGGCGGCGGCCCGGCATTATTACAATACCAGCGCGGCGCGGCTGGGCGCAGGCCAGGCGGCCAGGCTGGCTGCCATGCTGCCCAATCCCCGCTACTATGACCGCCACCGCAACACCGGTTACCTGAACTCGCGCACCGCCACGCTGACACGCCGCATGCGCATGGTCGAGATTCCCTGA